The following coding sequences are from one Streptomyces angustmyceticus window:
- a CDS encoding HIT family protein, with the protein MLARMTSEPEQQIGVGTQDAFQRLWTPHRMAYIQGENKPSGPGAGDGCPFCTIPAKSDEDGLVIARGEHVYAVLNLYPYNGGHLMVVPFRHVADYTELDGPETAELAELTKRAMTALRTASGAHGFNIGMNQGTVAGAGIAAHLHQHVVPRWGGDTNFMPVVGHTKVLPQLLADTRAMLADAWPA; encoded by the coding sequence ATGCTGGCCCGTATGACAAGCGAGCCGGAACAGCAGATCGGAGTCGGGACGCAGGACGCCTTCCAGCGCCTGTGGACGCCGCACCGGATGGCTTACATCCAGGGTGAGAACAAGCCGAGCGGCCCGGGGGCCGGCGACGGCTGTCCGTTCTGCACGATCCCCGCGAAGTCGGACGAGGACGGCCTCGTCATCGCGCGCGGCGAGCATGTCTACGCGGTACTGAACCTCTATCCGTACAACGGCGGCCACCTCATGGTCGTCCCCTTCCGGCACGTCGCCGACTACACCGAACTGGACGGGCCGGAGACGGCGGAGCTGGCCGAGCTGACCAAGCGGGCGATGACCGCGCTGCGCACCGCCTCCGGGGCGCACGGCTTCAACATCGGGATGAACCAGGGCACCGTCGCCGGGGCCGGCATCGCGGCGCACCTCCACCAGCACGTGGTCCCGCGCTGGGGCGGTGACACCAACTTCATGCCGGTGGTCGGCCACACCAAGGTGCTGCCCCAACTCCTCGCCGACACCCGGGCGATGCTCGCGGACGCCTGGCCCGCGTAG
- a CDS encoding polysaccharide deacetylase family protein, whose amino-acid sequence MLRAAASAAAAGALLSGCDPHRDEDARAVRSPSPAGADPTPPGRARTAGPPTRVPGLPVQFAHGPRNGRAVALTFHGRGDPKMATALLGEAERAGARVTVLAVGDWLDEQPAMARRILDGGHELGNHTMHHRDICALPAAEAYAEISRCADRLRALTGSIGSWFRPSQARRATDLVTGLARKAGYPHVLSYDVDSLDANDPGAPAVRRTVLDAVRPGSVVSLHLGHAGTVAALPPILDGLRRRGLRAVTTTELVT is encoded by the coding sequence GTGCTGCGCGCGGCCGCCTCGGCCGCGGCCGCCGGTGCGCTGCTGTCGGGCTGCGACCCGCACCGCGACGAGGACGCCCGCGCCGTACGGTCCCCGAGCCCGGCCGGTGCGGACCCGACCCCACCCGGCCGGGCCCGCACCGCCGGGCCGCCGACCCGGGTGCCCGGCCTGCCGGTGCAGTTCGCGCACGGGCCGCGGAACGGCCGCGCGGTCGCGCTGACCTTCCACGGCAGGGGCGACCCCAAGATGGCGACCGCCCTGCTCGGCGAGGCCGAGCGGGCCGGGGCCCGGGTCACCGTGCTCGCCGTCGGCGACTGGCTCGACGAGCAGCCCGCGATGGCCCGCCGGATCCTCGACGGCGGCCATGAGCTGGGCAACCACACCATGCACCACCGCGACATCTGCGCGCTGCCCGCCGCCGAGGCCTACGCCGAGATCAGCCGGTGCGCCGACCGGCTGCGGGCCCTCACCGGAAGCATCGGCAGCTGGTTCCGCCCCTCGCAGGCCCGGCGGGCCACGGACCTGGTGACCGGCCTGGCCCGCAAGGCCGGCTATCCGCACGTCCTGTCCTACGACGTGGACTCCCTCGACGCGAACGACCCCGGAGCGCCGGCCGTCCGGCGCACGGTCCTGGACGCGGTCCGGCCGGGTTCGGTCGTGAGCCTCCACCTCGGGCACGCCGGCACGGTGGCGGCCCTGCCCCCGATCCTCGACGGCCTCCGCCGACGCGGTCTGCGCGCGGTGACGACAACGGAGTTGGTGACCTGA
- a CDS encoding YncE family protein encodes MADRNRTPDRPRPRTRHRAALLAVACALVAAGCGSGGTERAGQSPRPVERAPVKAAGPGLPGMPPLLDAHDLYAADRPGRLAPQVKDFPSRVYVPNTGSDTVSVIDPKTYKVIDTLRVGVQPQHVVPSWDLKTLWVNNNRGHDLTPIDPATGKVGKPVKVHDPYNLYFTPNGKYAIVMASMDRQLVFRDPHTMEVRKTLPVNCGGVNHADFSPDGRYFIVSCEFSGELLKVDTEKMKVIGQEKLPFEGAMPQDVKISPDGRTWYVADMMADGIWILNGDTFDRPKLLPTGKGAHGLYVSRDSRYLYVSNRGEGTISRLDFRTGALIGKWRIRGGGSPDMGGLSTDGKVLWLSGRYNSEVYALDTRTGRTLAKIPVGQGPHGLAVYPQPGRYSLGHTGVFR; translated from the coding sequence ATGGCAGACCGGAACCGTACCCCCGATCGTCCCCGTCCGCGCACGCGCCACCGGGCCGCGCTGCTCGCCGTGGCCTGCGCGCTGGTGGCGGCGGGCTGTGGCAGCGGGGGCACCGAACGGGCCGGGCAGAGCCCGCGGCCGGTCGAACGCGCGCCGGTCAAGGCCGCCGGGCCGGGCCTGCCCGGGATGCCGCCGCTGCTGGACGCGCACGACCTCTACGCGGCCGACCGGCCCGGCAGGCTGGCGCCGCAGGTCAAGGACTTCCCCTCGCGGGTCTACGTCCCCAACACCGGCTCCGACACGGTCAGCGTCATCGACCCGAAGACCTACAAGGTCATCGACACCCTCCGGGTGGGGGTGCAGCCGCAGCACGTGGTGCCGTCGTGGGACCTGAAGACGCTCTGGGTCAACAACAACCGGGGCCACGACCTCACCCCCATCGACCCCGCCACCGGCAAGGTCGGCAAGCCCGTCAAGGTCCACGACCCGTACAACCTCTACTTCACGCCCAACGGGAAGTACGCCATCGTGATGGCCTCGATGGACCGGCAGCTGGTCTTCCGCGACCCGCACACCATGGAGGTCCGCAAGACCCTGCCGGTCAACTGCGGCGGCGTCAACCACGCCGACTTCTCGCCGGACGGGCGGTACTTCATCGTCTCCTGCGAGTTCTCCGGTGAGCTGCTCAAGGTCGACACCGAGAAGATGAAGGTCATCGGCCAGGAGAAGCTGCCGTTCGAGGGCGCCATGCCGCAGGACGTGAAGATCTCCCCGGACGGCAGGACCTGGTACGTCGCCGACATGATGGCCGACGGCATCTGGATCCTCAACGGCGACACCTTCGACCGGCCCAAGCTCCTGCCGACCGGCAAGGGCGCCCACGGCCTCTACGTCAGCCGCGACTCCCGCTACCTGTACGTCTCCAACCGCGGCGAAGGCACCATCTCCCGCCTCGACTTCCGGACCGGCGCGCTCATCGGCAAGTGGCGCATCCGCGGCGGCGGCAGCCCCGACATGGGCGGCCTGTCCACCGACGGCAAGGTGCTGTGGCTCTCCGGCCGCTACAACTCCGAGGTCTACGCGCTGGACACCCGTACCGGCAGGACCCTGGCCAAGATCCCCGTCGGCCAGGGCCCGCACGGGCTGGCGGTCTACCCGCAGCCGGGGCGCTACTCCCTGGGGCACACGGGCGTCTTCCGCTAG
- a CDS encoding elongation factor G-like protein EF-G2, protein MSEKTSTHPGAAGRASTAGQPTALRNVVLVGHSGSGKTTLVEALALASGAVNRAGRVEDGGCLSDYDEIEHRQQRSVQLSLVPVDWGGVRINLLDTPGYADFVGELRAGLRAADAALFVVSAADGVAGATRMVWDECAAVGMPRALVVTHLEASRSDFDEMTELCRASFGGEDPDAVVPLYLPLYGTPGADGHAPVHGLIGLLTGRVFDYSSGERTERAPTGDELPRIEAARARLIEAVIAESEDESLMDRYLGGEEIDVKTLIGDLETAVARGTFHPVLAAAPAAEGARQGLGTVELLELISGGFPTPAEREAPAVTSPDGAPRPALRCDPDGPLAAEVVKTSSDPYVGRISLVRVFSGTLRPDETVHVSGHGLEDRGHEDHDVDERVGALSTPFGKQQRPLPQAVAGDLACVAKLTRAETGDTLSGKDDPLLMEPWTMPDPLLPVAIRAHSKADEDKLSQGLARLVAEDPTMRLEHNQDTHQVVLWCLGEAHVDVALERLRARYGVQVDTVAHKVPLRETFGGPAAGRGRHVKQSGGHGQFAICEIEVDPLPGGSGIEFVDKVVGGAVPRQFIPSVEKGVRAQAERGVAAGHPLVDIRVTLLDGKAHSVDSSDAAFQTAGALALREAAGEVRIELLEPVSEVSVMVPDDFVGQVMSDLSGRRGRVVGTEQSGAGRTVVRAEVPELEIDRYAVDLRSLSHGTGRFSRVHLRHEPMPPQLADKWREQAENGA, encoded by the coding sequence ATGAGCGAGAAAACGAGTACACACCCGGGAGCCGCCGGCAGGGCATCAACGGCCGGCCAGCCCACGGCCCTGCGGAATGTGGTGCTGGTCGGCCACTCCGGATCGGGGAAGACCACCCTGGTCGAGGCCCTCGCGCTGGCATCCGGCGCGGTCAACCGGGCGGGCCGGGTCGAGGACGGCGGCTGTCTGTCGGACTACGACGAGATCGAGCACCGCCAGCAACGCTCCGTACAGCTCTCCCTGGTCCCGGTGGACTGGGGCGGAGTCAGGATCAATCTCCTGGACACCCCCGGATACGCCGATTTCGTCGGGGAACTCAGGGCCGGTCTGCGCGCCGCGGACGCGGCCCTTTTCGTTGTCTCGGCGGCCGACGGCGTGGCCGGCGCGACCCGGATGGTGTGGGACGAGTGCGCGGCCGTCGGCATGCCGCGCGCGCTGGTCGTCACGCACCTGGAGGCGTCCCGCTCCGACTTCGACGAGATGACCGAGCTGTGCCGGGCCTCGTTCGGCGGCGAGGACCCGGACGCCGTGGTGCCCCTCTACCTCCCGCTGTACGGGACACCGGGCGCCGACGGCCACGCCCCCGTGCACGGCCTGATCGGCCTGCTCACCGGGCGGGTCTTCGACTACTCCTCCGGCGAGCGCACCGAGCGCGCGCCGACCGGCGACGAGCTGCCGCGGATCGAGGCGGCCCGCGCCCGCCTCATCGAGGCCGTGATCGCCGAGAGCGAGGACGAGTCCTTGATGGACCGCTACCTCGGCGGCGAGGAGATCGACGTCAAGACCCTCATCGGGGACCTGGAGACGGCGGTCGCCCGGGGCACCTTCCACCCCGTGCTGGCCGCGGCCCCGGCCGCCGAGGGCGCCAGGCAGGGGCTGGGCACGGTGGAGCTGCTGGAGCTGATCAGCGGCGGCTTCCCGACTCCCGCGGAACGCGAGGCACCCGCCGTGACCAGCCCGGACGGCGCCCCGCGCCCCGCGCTGAGGTGCGACCCCGACGGCCCGCTGGCGGCCGAGGTGGTCAAGACCTCCTCCGACCCGTACGTCGGCCGGATCTCCCTGGTACGCGTCTTCTCCGGCACCCTGCGCCCGGACGAGACGGTGCACGTCTCCGGCCACGGCCTGGAGGACCGCGGGCACGAGGACCATGACGTCGACGAGCGGGTCGGCGCGCTGTCCACCCCGTTCGGCAAGCAGCAGCGCCCGCTGCCGCAGGCCGTCGCGGGCGATCTGGCCTGTGTGGCGAAGCTGACCCGCGCCGAGACCGGCGACACCCTGTCCGGCAAGGACGACCCGCTGCTGATGGAGCCCTGGACGATGCCCGACCCGCTGCTGCCGGTCGCCATCCGGGCCCACAGCAAGGCCGACGAGGACAAGCTGTCGCAGGGCCTGGCCCGCCTGGTCGCGGAGGATCCGACGATGCGCCTGGAGCACAACCAGGACACCCACCAGGTGGTCCTGTGGTGCCTGGGCGAGGCCCATGTCGATGTCGCGCTGGAGCGGCTGCGGGCCCGCTACGGCGTCCAGGTCGACACGGTCGCGCACAAGGTGCCGCTGCGGGAGACCTTCGGCGGTCCCGCCGCGGGTCGCGGCCGCCATGTGAAGCAGTCCGGCGGCCACGGCCAGTTCGCGATCTGCGAGATCGAGGTCGATCCGCTGCCGGGCGGCTCCGGCATCGAGTTCGTGGACAAGGTCGTGGGCGGCGCGGTGCCGCGGCAGTTCATCCCGTCCGTGGAGAAGGGGGTGCGCGCCCAGGCCGAGCGCGGGGTCGCCGCCGGGCATCCGCTCGTCGACATCCGCGTCACGCTGCTCGACGGCAAGGCGCACTCCGTCGACTCCTCGGACGCCGCGTTCCAGACGGCGGGCGCGCTGGCGCTGCGCGAGGCCGCCGGCGAGGTCCGGATCGAACTGCTCGAACCGGTGTCCGAGGTGAGCGTGATGGTTCCGGACGATTTCGTCGGCCAGGTGATGAGCGATCTGTCGGGGCGCCGCGGCCGGGTCGTGGGCACCGAGCAGTCGGGGGCGGGGCGCACCGTGGTGCGCGCCGAGGTGCCCGAGCTGGAGATCGACCGGTACGCCGTCGACCTGCGCTCCCTCTCGCACGGCACCGGCCGGTTCTCCCGCGTCCACCTGCGGCATGAGCCGATGCCGCCCCAACTCGCCGACAAGTGGCGGGAACAGGCCGAGAACGGCGCATAG
- the pgsA gene encoding phosphatidylinositol phosphate synthase, whose product MLNKYARAFFTRVLTPFAALLIRLGVSPDAVTLVGTGGVVAGALVFYPLGEFFWGTVVITLFVFSDLVDGNMARQLGRSSRWGAFLDSTLDRVADSAIFGGLALWYAGRGDSLLLCAMAIFCLASGQVVSYTKARGEAIGLPVNVNGLVERAERLVITLVACGLSGLHAFGVPGVEILLPIALWLVAIGSAVTLGQRVVTVRRESAEADAMAQGGTGA is encoded by the coding sequence ATGCTGAACAAGTACGCGCGTGCGTTCTTCACGCGTGTTCTCACGCCGTTCGCCGCCCTGCTCATCCGTCTCGGCGTCAGCCCGGACGCGGTCACCCTCGTCGGGACCGGAGGCGTGGTGGCCGGCGCCCTGGTCTTCTACCCGCTGGGCGAGTTCTTCTGGGGCACGGTGGTCATCACCCTGTTCGTCTTCTCCGACCTGGTCGACGGAAACATGGCGCGGCAGCTGGGACGCTCCAGCCGCTGGGGGGCCTTTCTCGACTCCACCCTCGACCGGGTCGCCGACTCGGCGATCTTCGGCGGGCTCGCCCTCTGGTACGCGGGGCGCGGCGACAGCCTGCTGCTCTGCGCGATGGCGATCTTCTGCCTGGCCAGCGGCCAGGTGGTCTCGTACACCAAGGCGCGCGGCGAGGCCATCGGGCTGCCGGTGAACGTCAACGGCCTGGTGGAGCGCGCCGAGCGGCTGGTCATCACGCTGGTGGCCTGCGGGCTGTCGGGCCTGCACGCCTTCGGGGTACCCGGCGTCGAGATCCTGCTGCCGATCGCCCTGTGGCTCGTCGCGATCGGCAGCGCCGTCACCCTCGGCCAGCGTGTGGTGACGGTACGACGGGAGTCGGCCGAGGCCGACGCCATGGCACAAGGGGGAACAGGCGCATGA
- a CDS encoding phosphatidylinositol mannoside acyltransferase, which produces MSPRTTRRPRFDTDKVSDALYALGWSTVKKLPEGVATGLGRRIADTVWKRRGKGVLRLEANLARVVPDAGPQRLAALSRAGMRSYMRYWMESFRLPAWSKERIRNGFTPEDVHHLEDGLDSDRGVILALPHMGNYDLAGAWVTTKLGVPFTTVAQRLKPESLYDRFVAYREGLGMEVLPHTGGSAFGTLARRLRAGGLVALVADRDLSASGIEVKFFGEATKMPAGPAVLALQTGAMLLPVTLWYDDTDVMRGRVHPEIEAPQTGTRAEKAAQMTQALADAFASGIADHPEDWHMLQRLWLADLEPREEPGAPGNAAASGTETA; this is translated from the coding sequence ATGAGTCCACGCACGACCCGCCGGCCGCGGTTCGACACCGACAAAGTGTCGGACGCGCTCTACGCGCTGGGCTGGAGCACCGTCAAGAAGCTGCCCGAGGGCGTGGCCACCGGACTCGGCCGCCGGATCGCCGACACGGTCTGGAAGCGCCGCGGCAAGGGCGTCCTGCGGCTGGAGGCGAACCTCGCCCGGGTCGTCCCGGACGCCGGCCCGCAGCGGCTCGCCGCGCTCTCCCGGGCCGGGATGCGTTCCTACATGCGCTACTGGATGGAGTCCTTCCGGCTGCCGGCCTGGAGCAAGGAGCGGATAAGGAACGGCTTCACGCCCGAGGACGTGCACCACCTGGAGGACGGGCTCGACAGCGACCGCGGCGTCATCCTCGCCCTGCCGCACATGGGCAACTACGACCTCGCCGGCGCCTGGGTCACCACCAAGCTCGGTGTCCCCTTCACCACCGTCGCCCAGCGCCTCAAGCCGGAGTCCCTCTACGACCGCTTCGTGGCCTACCGTGAAGGTCTGGGCATGGAGGTGCTGCCGCACACCGGCGGCTCCGCCTTCGGCACGCTCGCCCGGCGGCTGCGGGCCGGCGGCCTGGTCGCCCTGGTGGCCGACCGCGATCTGTCCGCCTCCGGGATAGAGGTCAAGTTCTTCGGGGAGGCGACGAAGATGCCGGCCGGCCCCGCGGTACTCGCCCTCCAGACCGGCGCCATGCTGCTGCCCGTCACGCTCTGGTACGACGACACCGACGTCATGCGCGGCCGGGTCCACCCGGAGATCGAGGCCCCGCAGACCGGCACCCGCGCCGAGAAGGCTGCCCAGATGACCCAGGCGCTCGCCGACGCCTTCGCCTCCGGCATCGCCGACCACCCCGAGGACTGGCACATGCTGCAGCGGCTCTGGCTCGCCGACCTGGAGCCGCGCGAGGAGCCCGGCGCCCCGGGCAACGCCGCGGCCTCCGGAACGGAGACGGCGTGA
- a CDS encoding glycosyltransferase family 4 protein, which translates to MKIGIVCPYAWDVPGGVQFHIRDLADHLIRLGHDVSVLAPADDETPLPPYVVSAGRAVPVPYNGSVARLNFGFLSAARVRRWLQHGAFDVIHIHEPASPSLGLLACWAAQGPIVATFHTSNPRSRAMIAAYPILQPALEKISARIAVSEYARRTLVEHLGGDAVVIPNGVDVDFFGSAEPKAEWQGRTIGFIGRIDEPRKGLPVLMKALPTILAAVPDARLLVAGRGDEEEAVAALPAELRSRVEFLGMVSDEDKARLLRSVDVYVAPNTGGESFGIILVEAMSAGAPVLASDLDAFAQVLDQGEAGELFTNEDAEALAAAAVRLLGDPARLAELRGRGARHVRRFDWSTVGADILAVYETVTTGAASVATDERVGLRARRWLAKD; encoded by the coding sequence GTGAAGATCGGCATCGTCTGCCCGTACGCCTGGGACGTCCCCGGCGGCGTGCAGTTCCACATCCGCGACCTGGCCGACCACCTGATCCGCCTCGGCCACGACGTCTCCGTCCTCGCCCCCGCCGACGACGAGACGCCCCTGCCGCCGTACGTCGTCTCCGCCGGCCGCGCCGTCCCCGTCCCGTACAACGGCTCGGTCGCCCGGCTCAACTTCGGCTTCCTCTCCGCGGCCCGGGTGCGCCGCTGGCTCCAGCACGGCGCCTTCGACGTCATCCACATCCACGAACCGGCCTCGCCCTCCCTCGGCCTGCTCGCCTGCTGGGCGGCGCAGGGCCCGATCGTGGCGACCTTCCACACCTCCAACCCGCGCTCGCGGGCGATGATCGCCGCCTACCCGATCCTGCAGCCCGCGCTGGAGAAGATCAGCGCCCGCATCGCGGTCAGCGAATACGCCCGCCGCACCCTCGTCGAACACCTCGGCGGCGACGCGGTGGTCATCCCCAACGGCGTCGACGTCGACTTCTTCGGCTCCGCCGAGCCGAAGGCCGAGTGGCAGGGCAGGACCATCGGCTTCATCGGCCGCATCGACGAACCGCGCAAGGGCCTTCCGGTCCTGATGAAGGCGCTCCCCACGATCCTGGCCGCGGTCCCCGACGCCCGGCTCCTCGTCGCCGGCCGCGGCGACGAGGAGGAGGCCGTCGCCGCACTCCCCGCCGAGCTGCGCTCGCGCGTCGAGTTCCTCGGCATGGTCAGCGACGAGGACAAGGCCAGGCTGCTGCGCAGCGTCGACGTCTACGTCGCGCCCAACACCGGCGGCGAGTCCTTCGGCATCATCCTCGTCGAGGCGATGTCCGCCGGGGCGCCCGTGCTCGCCAGCGACCTCGACGCCTTCGCCCAGGTCCTCGACCAGGGCGAGGCGGGCGAGCTGTTCACCAACGAGGACGCCGAGGCGCTCGCCGCTGCGGCCGTACGACTTCTCGGTGACCCGGCGCGGCTCGCGGAGCTGCGGGGACGCGGGGCGCGTCATGTGCGGCGGTTCGACTGGTCGACCGTGGGGGCCGACATTCTCGCCGTCTACGAGACCGTCACCACCGGGGCGGCGTCCGTGGCCACTGACGAGAGGGTGGGCCTACGGGCCCGGCGTTGGCTCGCCAAGGATTGA
- a CDS encoding LemA family protein: protein MTTFIWIAVAIVLIGIYLSWTAGRLDRLHARIDAARAALDAQLLRRASVAQEVGTSGVLDPAASIVLYQAAHEARQAAEDHREVAESELSQALRAIFAEEDQLEAVREAPGGERTVTELTAAVRRVPMARRFHNDAVRAARAVRRHRVVRYLRLAGHAPFPLAFEMDDEPPAVLDDRSAGN, encoded by the coding sequence GTGACCACGTTCATCTGGATCGCCGTCGCGATCGTCCTCATCGGTATCTACCTGAGCTGGACGGCCGGGCGCCTCGACCGCTTGCACGCTCGTATCGACGCGGCCAGGGCGGCCCTCGACGCCCAGTTGTTGCGGCGGGCTTCCGTCGCGCAGGAGGTGGGGACGTCGGGGGTGCTGGATCCGGCGGCGTCGATCGTCCTCTACCAGGCCGCGCACGAGGCGCGGCAGGCGGCGGAGGACCACCGCGAGGTGGCGGAGAGCGAGCTGAGCCAGGCACTGCGGGCGATTTTCGCGGAGGAGGACCAGCTGGAGGCCGTACGGGAGGCACCGGGCGGTGAGCGGACGGTCACCGAGCTCACCGCGGCGGTGCGGCGGGTCCCGATGGCGCGGCGGTTCCACAACGACGCCGTACGGGCGGCCCGTGCCGTGCGCCGCCACCGGGTGGTGCGCTATCTGCGGCTGGCCGGTCACGCGCCCTTCCCGCTGGCCTTCGAGATGGACGACGAGCCGCCGGCCGTGCTGGACGACCGGTCGGCCGGGAACTGA
- the pdxS gene encoding pyridoxal 5'-phosphate synthase lyase subunit PdxS, protein MSSTPTTPQTPETGTARVKRGMAEQLKGGVIMDVVTPEEAKIAEDAGAVAVMALERVPADIRKDGGVARMSDPDMIDGIIDAVSIPVMAKSRIGHFVEAQVLQSLGVDYIDESEVLTPADEVNHSDKWAFTTPFVCGATNLGEALRRIAEGAAMIRSKGEAGTGNVVEAVRHLRQIKGEIAKLRGCDNNELFAAAKELRAPYELVKEVAELGKLPVVLFSAGGVATPADAALMRQLGAEGVFVGSGIFKSGDPAKRAAAIVKATTFYDDPKVIADVSRNLGEAMVGINCDTLPEAERYANRGW, encoded by the coding sequence GTGTCCAGCACGCCCACCACGCCCCAGACCCCCGAGACCGGAACCGCGCGCGTCAAGCGCGGTATGGCCGAGCAGCTCAAGGGCGGCGTGATCATGGACGTCGTCACGCCGGAAGAGGCGAAGATCGCCGAGGACGCGGGCGCCGTCGCCGTCATGGCCCTGGAGCGGGTCCCCGCCGACATCCGCAAGGACGGCGGCGTGGCCCGGATGTCGGACCCGGACATGATCGACGGCATCATCGACGCCGTCTCCATCCCGGTCATGGCCAAGTCCCGCATCGGCCACTTCGTCGAGGCCCAGGTCCTGCAGTCGCTCGGTGTCGACTACATCGACGAGTCCGAGGTCCTCACCCCGGCCGACGAGGTCAACCACTCCGACAAGTGGGCGTTCACCACCCCCTTCGTCTGCGGTGCCACCAACCTGGGCGAGGCGCTGCGCCGGATCGCCGAGGGCGCCGCGATGATCCGCTCCAAGGGCGAGGCCGGCACCGGCAACGTCGTCGAGGCGGTCCGCCACCTGCGCCAGATCAAGGGCGAGATCGCCAAGCTGCGCGGCTGTGACAACAACGAGCTGTTCGCCGCCGCCAAGGAGCTGCGCGCGCCGTACGAGCTGGTCAAGGAGGTCGCCGAGCTCGGCAAGCTGCCGGTCGTGCTGTTCTCCGCCGGTGGCGTCGCCACCCCGGCCGACGCCGCGCTGATGCGCCAGCTCGGTGCCGAGGGCGTCTTCGTCGGCTCCGGCATCTTCAAGTCCGGCGACCCCGCCAAGCGCGCCGCCGCGATCGTGAAGGCCACCACCTTCTACGACGACCCGAAGGTCATCGCGGACGTCTCCCGCAACCTGGGCGAGGCCATGGTCGGCATCAACTGCGACACCCTGCCCGAGGCCGAGCGCTACGCCAACCGCGGCTGGTAG
- the pdxT gene encoding pyridoxal 5'-phosphate synthase glutaminase subunit PdxT, giving the protein MSTPTIGVLALQGDVREHLTALAEADALARPVRRPEELDEIDGLVIPGGESTTMSKLAVVFGMLEPLRAFVRAGKPVYGTCAGMIMVADKLLDAREDQETLGGIDMIVRRNAFGRQNESFEAAVDVAGIAGGPVEGVFIRAPWVESVGGAVEVLATYDGHTVAVRQGNVLATSFHPELTGDHRVHALFVDMVRRA; this is encoded by the coding sequence ATGAGCACCCCCACCATCGGTGTGCTGGCCCTCCAGGGCGACGTCCGCGAGCACCTCACCGCGCTCGCCGAGGCGGACGCCCTGGCCCGGCCGGTCCGCCGTCCCGAGGAACTGGACGAGATCGACGGCCTGGTCATCCCGGGTGGCGAGTCCACCACGATGTCCAAGCTGGCCGTCGTCTTCGGCATGCTGGAGCCGCTGCGCGCCTTCGTCCGCGCGGGCAAGCCGGTCTACGGCACCTGCGCCGGCATGATCATGGTCGCGGACAAGCTGCTGGACGCCCGTGAGGACCAGGAGACGCTCGGCGGCATCGACATGATCGTGCGCCGTAACGCCTTCGGGCGGCAGAACGAGTCGTTCGAGGCGGCCGTCGACGTCGCCGGGATCGCCGGCGGACCGGTCGAGGGCGTCTTCATCCGGGCGCCCTGGGTCGAGTCGGTCGGCGGCGCGGTCGAGGTCCTGGCCACGTACGACGGACACACCGTGGCCGTGCGGCAGGGTAACGTCCTCGCCACGTCCTTCCACCCGGAGCTCACCGGCGACCACCGGGTCCACGCCCTGTTCGTGGACATGGTGCGGCGCGCCTGA
- a CDS encoding YebC/PmpR family DNA-binding transcriptional regulator: protein MSGHSKWATTKHKKAVIDAKRGKLFAKLIKNIEVAARTGGADPDGNPTLFDAIQKAKKSSVPNKNIDSAVKRGAGLEAGGADYETIMYEGYGPNGVAVLIECLTDNRNRAASDVRVAMTRNGGSMADPGSVSYLFNRKGVVIVPKGELTEDDVLGAVLDAGAEEVNDLGESFEVLSEATDLVAVRSALQESGIDYDSADANFVPTMQVELEEEGARKIFKLIDALEDSDDVQNVFANFDVSDDVMAKVDA, encoded by the coding sequence ATGTCCGGCCACTCTAAATGGGCTACGACGAAGCACAAGAAGGCCGTGATCGATGCCAAGCGCGGCAAGCTCTTCGCGAAGCTGATCAAGAACATCGAGGTCGCGGCCCGTACCGGCGGCGCCGACCCGGACGGTAACCCCACGCTCTTCGACGCCATCCAGAAGGCCAAGAAGAGCTCGGTGCCCAACAAGAACATCGACTCCGCGGTCAAGCGCGGCGCGGGTCTCGAGGCCGGCGGCGCCGACTACGAGACCATCATGTACGAGGGCTACGGCCCCAACGGTGTCGCGGTGCTCATCGAGTGCCTCACCGACAACCGCAACCGCGCCGCCTCGGACGTCCGTGTCGCCATGACCCGCAACGGCGGTTCGATGGCCGACCCGGGTTCGGTGTCGTACCTGTTCAACCGCAAGGGTGTGGTGATCGTCCCCAAGGGTGAGCTGACCGAGGACGACGTCCTGGGCGCGGTGCTGGACGCCGGCGCCGAGGAGGTCAACGACCTCGGTGAGTCCTTCGAGGTGCTCAGCGAGGCCACCGACCTGGTCGCGGTCCGCAGTGCCCTCCAGGAGTCCGGGATCGACTACGACTCGGCCGACGCCAACTTCGTCCCGACCATGCAGGTCGAGCTGGAGGAAGAGGGCGCGCGCAAGATCTTCAAGCTGATCGACGCGCTGGAGGACAGCGACGACGTGCAGAACGTCTTCGCCAACTTCGATGTCTCGGACGATGTGATGGCCAAGGTCGACGCCTGA